In a single window of the Pseudomonas oryzihabitans genome:
- a CDS encoding PLP-dependent aminotransferase family protein has protein sequence MKRYERFADQLATLMTTGVLAPGDRLPSVRSASQTHGISPSTVFQAYYLLESRGLIEARERSGYFVREPARSRDSAPLLAPLEGTEVAVSDLVYSVLQSLQDPGIVPFGSAFPSPDLFPLARLARSMAHGLRDLPAHDLTAYVTPGHPELRRQIARRYGLAGMPEVGEELVITHGALEALNLGLQSLTRPGDLVAVESPAFYASLQVLERLQLKAVEIPVDPEQGLNLDALEEALARLPIKACWFMSGLQNPTGVSLDDQAQQRLYGLLRRHQVPLLEDDVYAELYSGSEPHRPVKRFDTDGLVLHCGSFSKCLAPGYRIGWIAAGRQAGAVARLRLMTTITPSMPAQAALADYLQHGGYDRHLRRLRLSLDRQRQAMLAAARRYFPADTHVSRPQGGYFLWFELPSRVDSLALYRQALAEGISLAPGPIFSAQQGFRNCIRLNCGHPWDARSEAAMAKLGELLQAC, from the coding sequence ATGAAGCGCTACGAAAGATTCGCCGACCAGCTCGCCACCCTGATGACCACCGGCGTCCTCGCTCCCGGCGATCGCCTGCCCTCGGTGCGCAGTGCCAGCCAGACGCACGGCATCAGCCCCTCCACGGTATTCCAGGCCTATTACCTACTGGAAAGCCGTGGCTTGATCGAGGCGCGGGAGAGATCCGGTTACTTCGTTCGCGAACCCGCCCGGTCACGCGACTCGGCGCCGCTGCTCGCTCCGCTGGAAGGCACCGAGGTAGCGGTGAGCGACCTGGTGTATTCGGTGCTGCAGTCCCTGCAGGATCCGGGCATAGTGCCCTTCGGTTCGGCCTTTCCCAGCCCCGATCTCTTTCCCCTGGCGCGCCTGGCCCGCAGCATGGCCCACGGCCTGCGCGACCTGCCCGCCCATGACCTCACCGCCTATGTGACCCCCGGTCATCCCGAGCTGCGTCGCCAGATCGCCCGGCGCTATGGCCTGGCCGGCATGCCCGAGGTCGGCGAAGAGCTGGTGATCACCCACGGCGCCCTGGAGGCGCTCAACCTGGGCCTGCAGAGCCTGACCCGCCCCGGCGATCTGGTCGCGGTGGAAAGCCCGGCCTTCTACGCCAGCCTGCAGGTGCTGGAACGACTGCAACTCAAGGCGGTGGAAATCCCGGTCGACCCCGAGCAGGGCCTCAATCTCGACGCCCTGGAAGAGGCCCTGGCCCGCCTGCCGATCAAGGCCTGCTGGTTCATGAGCGGCCTGCAGAATCCCACCGGGGTCAGCCTCGACGACCAGGCCCAGCAGCGCCTCTATGGCCTGCTGCGACGCCACCAGGTGCCGCTGCTGGAAGACGACGTCTATGCCGAACTCTACAGCGGCAGCGAACCGCACCGCCCGGTCAAGCGCTTCGACACCGATGGCCTGGTACTGCACTGCGGCTCCTTTTCCAAGTGCCTGGCCCCCGGCTATCGCATCGGCTGGATCGCGGCCGGACGCCAGGCGGGAGCGGTCGCGCGACTGCGGCTGATGACCACCATCACCCCCTCGATGCCGGCCCAGGCCGCCCTGGCGGACTATCTGCAGCACGGTGGCTACGATCGTCATCTGCGCCGGCTACGACTGAGTCTCGACCGGCAGCGCCAGGCCATGCTGGCCGCGGCGCGCCGCTACTTTCCGGCCGACACCCACGTCAGCCGCCCCCAGGGCGGTTACTTCCTCTGGTTCGAATTACCCTCCCGGGTGGACAGCCTGGCGCTGTATCGCCAGGCGCTGGCCGAGGGCATCAGCCTGGCGCCAGGGCCGATCTTTTCCGCGCAGCAGGGCTTTCGAAACTGCATCAGACTCAACTGCGGTCATCCTTGGGACGCGCGCAGCGAGGCGGCCATGGCCAAGCTCGGGGAGTTGCTGCAAGCCTGCTAG
- a CDS encoding YceK/YidQ family lipoprotein has translation MLLTAVLVLGGCATARTLDGAKPGAPVVYAGTRLDLYALQGGCCALERFGAEAPAWPVLDLPGSALLDTLLLPLSLPAAIGGRGSVRGGL, from the coding sequence CTGCTGCTGACGGCCGTCCTGGTCCTCGGCGGCTGCGCCACGGCGCGCACCCTGGACGGCGCCAAGCCCGGTGCGCCGGTGGTCTATGCCGGCACCCGGCTGGATCTCTATGCCCTGCAGGGCGGCTGCTGCGCCTTGGAGCGCTTCGGCGCCGAGGCGCCGGCCTGGCCGGTACTGGACCTGCCCGGCAGTGCCCTGCTCGATACCCTGTTGCTGCCGCTGTCGCTGCCGGCAGCCATTGGCGGGCGGGGCAGCGTGCGGGGCGGGCTCTAG
- the ubiX gene encoding flavin prenyltransferase UbiX has protein sequence MAGPERITLALTGASGSQYGLRLLDCLVQEEREVHFLISKAAQLVMATETDVVLPPKPQAMQAFLTEYTGAAPGQVRVFGQSDWMAPPASGSSAPAAMVVCPCSTGTLSAIATGASNNLIERAADVALKERRQLILVPRESPFSSIHLENMLKLSNLGVTILPASPGFYHQPQTLDDLVDFVVARILNTLGIPQDMLPRWGEHHLSGNDD, from the coding sequence ATGGCCGGTCCGGAACGCATCACCCTGGCGCTGACCGGCGCCTCCGGCTCCCAGTATGGCCTGCGTCTGCTCGACTGCCTGGTGCAGGAGGAGCGCGAGGTGCACTTCCTTATCTCCAAGGCCGCGCAGCTGGTGATGGCCACCGAGACCGACGTGGTGCTGCCGCCCAAGCCCCAGGCCATGCAGGCCTTTCTCACCGAATACACCGGCGCGGCGCCGGGCCAGGTACGGGTGTTCGGCCAGAGCGACTGGATGGCGCCGCCGGCGTCCGGCTCCAGCGCCCCGGCGGCCATGGTGGTCTGCCCCTGTTCCACCGGTACCCTGTCGGCCATTGCCACCGGGGCCAGCAACAACCTCATCGAACGCGCCGCCGACGTCGCCCTCAAGGAGCGCCGGCAACTGATTCTGGTGCCGCGCGAGTCGCCGTTCTCCAGCATCCACCTGGAAAACATGCTCAAGCTGTCCAACCTGGGCGTGACCATCCTGCCGGCCTCGCCAGGCTTCTATCACCAGCCGCAGACCCTTGATGACCTGGTGGACTTCGTGGTGGCGCGCATCCTCAATACCCTGGGCATCCCCCAGGACATGCTGCCGCGCTGGGGCGAGCATCACCTGTCCGGCAACGATGACTAG
- the mpl gene encoding UDP-N-acetylmuramate:L-alanyl-gamma-D-glutamyl-meso-diaminopimelate ligase produces MHIHILGICGTFMGSLAVLAKEAGHRVTGSDANVYPPMSTQLEAQGIELTQGYDPAQLDPAPDLVVIGNALSRGNPAVEYVLDKGLPYVSGPQWLAEHVLQGRWVLAVAGTHGKTTTTSMLAWVLEHAGMSPGFLIGGVPQNFGISARLGGTPFFVVEADEYDSAFFDKRSKFVHYRPRTTILNNLEYDHADIFPDLAAIERQFHHLVRTIPSSGLIIHPTAETALVRVLQMGCWTPVQTTGEGGQWQARLLAEDGSRFEVLFDGEVQGTVNWELTGQHNVANALATLAAARHVGVVPSMGVAALSEFRSVKRRMEKVAEVRDVTVYDDFAHHPTAIATTLQGLRARVGSERIIAIIEPRSNSMKLGAHRDGLPDSVTGADSVVWYAPPNLGWDLAGTAAACQVPAVVCDSLEAIIARVQAELDGPTHVVIMSNGGFGGLHGKLAAALETQ; encoded by the coding sequence ATGCACATCCACATCCTCGGTATCTGCGGCACCTTCATGGGGTCGCTCGCGGTGCTGGCCAAGGAAGCCGGCCATCGCGTGACCGGCTCCGACGCCAATGTCTATCCGCCCATGAGCACCCAGCTGGAGGCCCAGGGTATCGAGCTGACCCAGGGCTACGATCCGGCGCAACTCGATCCGGCGCCGGACTTGGTGGTGATCGGCAACGCCCTGTCGCGCGGCAATCCGGCGGTGGAGTACGTGCTGGACAAGGGGCTGCCCTATGTCTCCGGCCCCCAGTGGCTGGCCGAGCACGTCCTGCAGGGCCGCTGGGTGCTGGCGGTCGCCGGGACCCACGGCAAGACCACCACCACCAGCATGCTGGCCTGGGTGCTGGAGCACGCCGGCATGAGCCCGGGCTTTCTCATCGGCGGGGTGCCGCAGAACTTCGGCATCTCGGCGCGCCTGGGCGGTACGCCCTTCTTCGTGGTGGAAGCCGACGAATACGACAGCGCCTTCTTCGACAAGAGATCCAAGTTCGTCCACTACCGGCCGCGGACCACCATTCTCAATAACCTGGAATACGATCACGCGGACATCTTTCCGGATCTGGCAGCTATCGAGCGGCAGTTCCACCACCTGGTGCGGACCATTCCCAGCAGCGGCCTGATCATCCATCCCACTGCCGAGACGGCGCTGGTGCGGGTGCTACAGATGGGCTGCTGGACCCCGGTGCAAACCACCGGCGAAGGTGGCCAATGGCAGGCCCGCCTGCTGGCCGAGGACGGTTCGCGCTTCGAGGTGCTCTTCGACGGCGAGGTCCAGGGCACCGTGAACTGGGAGCTGACCGGCCAGCACAACGTGGCCAATGCCCTGGCCACCCTGGCGGCGGCTCGTCATGTCGGGGTGGTGCCAAGCATGGGCGTCGCCGCCCTGAGCGAATTCCGCAGTGTGAAGCGGCGTATGGAGAAGGTCGCCGAGGTGCGCGATGTGACCGTCTACGACGACTTCGCCCACCATCCCACCGCCATCGCCACCACCCTGCAGGGGCTGCGCGCCCGGGTCGGCAGCGAGCGCATCATCGCCATCATCGAGCCACGCTCCAATTCCATGAAGCTGGGCGCCCACCGTGACGGTCTGCCAGACAGTGTCACCGGCGCCGACAGCGTGGTCTGGTACGCCCCGCCGAACCTGGGCTGGGACCTGGCCGGAACCGCCGCCGCCTGTCAGGTGCCCGCGGTGGTCTGCGATTCCCTGGAGGCCATCATCGCCCGGGTCCAGGCCGAGCTGGACGGACCCACCCATGTGGTGATCATGAGCAACGGTGGTTTCGGCGGCCTGCACGGCAAGCTGGCCGCGGCCCTGGAGACGCAATGA
- a CDS encoding C4-dicarboxylate ABC transporter, translating into MPLFTVVPEQVLRPFSQLDRPLEVIRQFTPNWFAVTMGTGILALALAAFPLPLPGLHAIAEGLWLLDVLLFSLFTGLYAARWLLFYQEAREIFAHATVSMFLGTIPMGLATLINGLLLFGLPRWGEAVLPLALGLWWLDAAMALACGVLIPYLMFTRQAHRIDQMTAVWLLPVVAAEVAAASGGLLVPHLAVSEQFSVLVASYVLWAYSVPVALSLLVILLLRLALHKLPPASMAASSWLALGPIATGALGLLVLGADAPTVFAAHGLAGIGEIAQGLGLLGAVLLWGLGLWWLALAVLVTQRHAREGMPFNLSWWSFTFPLGVYALTTLRLGEALAAPFFTGLSAVLVVLLALLWALVASRTLAGAYRGSLFVSPCIAHLCAKAER; encoded by the coding sequence ATGCCGCTTTTCACCGTCGTCCCCGAGCAGGTACTCAGACCCTTCAGCCAGCTCGACCGCCCACTGGAGGTCATCCGCCAGTTCACGCCCAACTGGTTCGCCGTGACCATGGGCACGGGCATCCTGGCGCTCGCGCTGGCAGCCTTCCCCCTGCCGCTTCCCGGCCTGCATGCCATCGCCGAAGGCCTCTGGCTGCTCGATGTCCTGCTGTTCAGCCTGTTCACCGGGCTCTATGCCGCCCGCTGGCTGCTGTTCTACCAGGAAGCCCGCGAGATCTTCGCCCACGCCACGGTTTCCATGTTCCTGGGCACCATCCCCATGGGCCTGGCCACGCTGATCAACGGCCTATTGCTGTTCGGCCTGCCGCGCTGGGGTGAGGCGGTGCTGCCCTTGGCGCTCGGCCTCTGGTGGCTGGATGCGGCCATGGCGCTGGCCTGCGGGGTGCTGATTCCCTATCTGATGTTTACCCGCCAGGCGCATCGCATCGACCAGATGACCGCCGTCTGGCTGTTGCCGGTGGTGGCAGCGGAGGTGGCGGCGGCCAGTGGTGGCCTGCTGGTGCCGCACCTGGCTGTCAGCGAGCAATTCAGCGTGCTCGTCGCCAGCTATGTGCTCTGGGCCTATTCGGTGCCCGTCGCCTTGAGCCTGCTGGTGATCCTGCTCTTGCGCCTGGCGCTGCACAAGCTGCCGCCGGCCAGCATGGCCGCGTCGAGCTGGCTGGCGCTGGGACCGATCGCCACCGGCGCCCTGGGCCTGCTGGTACTGGGCGCCGATGCACCGACAGTGTTTGCCGCCCATGGCTTGGCCGGAATTGGCGAGATCGCCCAGGGCCTGGGCCTGTTGGGCGCGGTACTGCTCTGGGGACTGGGGCTCTGGTGGCTGGCGCTGGCTGTGCTAGTGACCCAGCGCCATGCCCGTGAGGGCATGCCCTTCAACCTGAGCTGGTGGAGCTTCACCTTTCCCCTGGGTGTCTATGCCCTGACCACCCTGCGCCTGGGGGAAGCCCTGGCGGCGCCCTTCTTCACCGGTCTGAGCGCCGTGCTGGTGGTGCTGCTGGCCCTGCTATGGGCCCTGGTCGCCAGCCGCACCCTGGCAGGCGCCTACCGGGGCAGTCTATTCGTCTCGCCCTGCATCGCCCACCTCTGTGCCAAGGCGGAGCGCTAA
- a CDS encoding sigma-54-dependent Fis family transcriptional regulator, whose product MAATPSDRHASQVLELARGAVPDGPASDPAIARSWRRCLDEHQLDPAARVAPWVLERARFDEHRQRQQRVLQIARGQMNSLHQQLGGAGHAVLLTDARGLILDCVTAEAERETFQQAGLWLGADWSEACEGTNGIGTCVVERQALTIHRDEHFRSRHTQLTCSASPVFDPAGELLAVLDVSTARQESSRQGQFHTMALVNLSAKLIESCYFLDRYAAGYLLRFHAQAAYVGLLSEGLLAFDDEGRVQAANETALMLLGLARSAVLGQRMEALFELRLDDLLERARPQPSACWALRGRQGQGFHGLVRGPQVRPVTPVAVPKTPVPSGICLADPALARDFTRALKVLERDVPVLLHGETGTGKEAFASALHRASSRAGQAFVALNCAAIPETLIESELFGYRGGSFTGARKEGMAGKLQQADGGILFLDEIGDMPLALQTRLLRVLEERQVVPLGGGAPRALDLRLVSASHRDLEALVAAGSFREDLYYRLRGLVVTLPALRERSDRGELLDLLLAEEARGESIRLDPAARACLLAQPWPGNVRQLRTVLRTLVALSEDGHIGLDELPAECRGARLSVPSSVAPVDSAREELRGVLDDCHWQMTRAAKRLGVSRNTLYRWLHQHGLQRPQD is encoded by the coding sequence ATGGCCGCCACCCCGTCCGATCGTCATGCCAGCCAGGTGCTCGAACTCGCCCGCGGCGCTGTCCCTGACGGCCCGGCCAGCGATCCGGCCATCGCCCGCTCCTGGCGGCGCTGTCTCGACGAACACCAGCTCGACCCGGCCGCGCGCGTAGCGCCCTGGGTGCTGGAGCGCGCCCGCTTCGACGAGCACCGCCAGCGCCAGCAGCGGGTCTTGCAGATCGCCCGCGGCCAGATGAATTCCCTGCACCAGCAGCTGGGCGGCGCCGGCCATGCTGTGCTGCTCACCGATGCCCGCGGGCTGATCCTCGATTGCGTGACCGCCGAGGCCGAGCGCGAGACCTTCCAGCAGGCCGGACTGTGGCTGGGCGCCGACTGGAGCGAGGCCTGCGAAGGCACCAACGGCATCGGCACCTGCGTGGTGGAGCGCCAGGCGCTGACCATCCATCGCGACGAACACTTTCGCAGCCGCCATACCCAGCTGACCTGCTCGGCCAGCCCGGTCTTCGATCCGGCGGGCGAGCTGCTGGCAGTGCTGGATGTCTCCACGGCCCGCCAGGAGTCCTCGCGCCAGGGCCAGTTCCACACCATGGCGCTGGTCAATCTTTCGGCCAAGCTGATCGAGAGCTGCTATTTCCTCGACCGTTACGCCGCTGGTTACCTGCTGCGCTTCCATGCCCAGGCGGCCTATGTCGGCCTGCTCAGCGAAGGGCTGCTGGCCTTCGACGACGAAGGTCGCGTCCAGGCCGCCAACGAAACCGCGCTGATGTTGCTCGGCCTGGCGCGTAGTGCGGTGTTGGGGCAGCGGATGGAGGCCCTGTTCGAGCTACGGCTGGACGACCTGTTGGAGCGCGCCCGCCCGCAACCCAGCGCTTGCTGGGCACTGCGTGGTCGCCAGGGGCAGGGCTTCCACGGTCTGGTACGCGGTCCCCAGGTGCGCCCGGTCACCCCGGTAGCGGTGCCCAAGACGCCCGTGCCCAGCGGTATCTGTCTGGCCGATCCGGCCCTGGCGCGGGATTTCACCCGGGCGCTCAAGGTCCTGGAGCGCGATGTACCGGTGCTGCTGCATGGCGAGACCGGCACCGGCAAGGAAGCCTTCGCCAGCGCCCTGCACCGCGCCAGCAGCCGCGCCGGTCAGGCCTTCGTCGCCCTCAACTGCGCGGCCATCCCGGAAACCCTGATCGAGAGCGAGCTGTTTGGCTATCGTGGCGGCAGCTTCACCGGGGCGCGCAAGGAAGGCATGGCCGGCAAGCTGCAGCAGGCCGATGGCGGCATCCTCTTTCTCGACGAGATCGGCGACATGCCCCTGGCGCTGCAGACACGTTTGCTCAGGGTGCTGGAAGAGCGTCAGGTGGTGCCCCTCGGCGGCGGCGCGCCCCGCGCCCTGGACCTGCGCCTGGTCAGCGCCAGCCACCGTGATCTGGAGGCCCTGGTGGCGGCCGGCAGCTTTCGCGAAGACCTCTACTATCGGCTGCGCGGCCTGGTGGTGACCCTGCCAGCCCTGCGTGAGCGCAGTGATCGCGGCGAACTGCTCGATCTGCTGCTGGCCGAGGAAGCCCGCGGCGAGTCGATCCGTCTCGATCCGGCGGCGCGTGCCTGTCTGCTCGCCCAGCCCTGGCCTGGCAACGTCCGCCAGTTGCGTACCGTGTTGCGCACCCTGGTAGCCCTGAGCGAAGACGGCCATATCGGCCTGGACGAGCTACCGGCGGAGTGCCGTGGTGCCCGGCTCTCCGTTCCATCCAGCGTGGCGCCGGTCGACAGCGCCCGGGAGGAGCTGCGTGGGGTGCTGGACGACTGCCACTGGCAGATGACTCGCGCGGCCAAGCGCCTGGGGGTGAGTCGCAACACCCTTTATCGCTGGTTGCATCAGCACGGCTTGCAGCGCCCGCAGGATTAG
- a CDS encoding aldehyde dehydrogenase family protein — translation MRYAAPGTQDALLTLQARYGNYIGGEFVAPVKGQYFTNTSPVNGSVIGEFPRSDAADIERALDAAHAAADAWGRTSVQDRSLILLKIADRIEQNLEKLAVAETWDNGKAVRETLNADVPLAADHFRYFAGCIRAQEGSAAEINDNTASYHFHEPLGVVGQIIPWNFPLLMAAWKLAPALAAGNCVVLKPAEQTPLSITLFAEIVGDLLPPGVLNVVQGYGKEAGEALATSTRIAKIAFTGSTPVGSHILSCAAKNIIPSTVELGGKSPNIYFEDIMQAEPSFIEKAAEGLVLGFFNQGEVCTCPSRALVQESIYAPFMEAVMKKIAQIKRGDPLDTETMVGAQASQQQFEKIVSYLEIAREEGAEFLTGGNVEKLQGELASGYYIQPTLLKGHNKMRVFQEEIFGPVIGVTTFKDEAEALAIANDTEFGLGAGVWTRDINRAYRMGRGIKAGRVWTNCYHLYPAHAAFGGYKKSGVGRETHKMMLDHYQQTKNLLVSYDINPLGFF, via the coding sequence ATGCGCTACGCAGCTCCCGGCACCCAAGACGCCCTGCTGACCCTGCAGGCCCGCTACGGCAACTACATCGGTGGCGAATTCGTCGCCCCGGTGAAAGGCCAGTACTTCACCAACACCTCCCCGGTGAACGGCTCGGTGATCGGTGAATTCCCCCGCTCCGACGCCGCCGACATCGAGCGCGCCCTGGACGCCGCCCACGCCGCCGCCGATGCCTGGGGCCGCACCTCGGTGCAGGACCGCTCGCTGATCCTGCTCAAGATCGCCGACCGCATCGAACAGAATCTGGAAAAACTGGCCGTCGCCGAGACCTGGGACAACGGCAAGGCGGTGCGCGAGACGCTCAACGCCGACGTGCCCCTGGCCGCCGATCACTTCCGCTACTTCGCCGGCTGCATCCGCGCCCAGGAAGGCAGCGCCGCCGAGATCAACGACAACACCGCCAGCTATCACTTCCACGAGCCGCTGGGCGTGGTCGGCCAGATCATCCCCTGGAACTTCCCGCTGCTGATGGCCGCCTGGAAGCTGGCCCCGGCGCTGGCCGCTGGCAACTGCGTGGTGCTCAAGCCCGCCGAGCAGACGCCGCTGTCCATTACCCTGTTCGCCGAGATCGTCGGCGACCTGCTGCCGCCCGGCGTGCTCAACGTGGTGCAGGGCTATGGCAAGGAAGCCGGCGAGGCGCTGGCCACCAGCACCCGTATCGCCAAGATCGCCTTTACCGGCTCCACCCCGGTGGGTTCGCACATCCTCTCCTGCGCGGCCAAGAACATCATTCCCAGCACCGTGGAGCTGGGCGGCAAGTCGCCCAACATCTACTTCGAAGACATCATGCAGGCCGAGCCGAGCTTCATCGAGAAGGCCGCGGAAGGTCTGGTGCTGGGCTTCTTCAACCAGGGCGAGGTCTGCACCTGCCCGTCCCGCGCCCTGGTGCAGGAATCCATCTACGCCCCCTTCATGGAAGCGGTGATGAAGAAGATCGCCCAGATCAAGCGCGGCGATCCGCTGGATACCGAGACCATGGTCGGTGCCCAGGCTTCCCAGCAGCAGTTCGAGAAGATCGTCTCCTACCTGGAGATCGCCCGCGAGGAAGGCGCCGAGTTCCTCACCGGCGGCAACGTCGAGAAACTGCAGGGCGAACTAGCTAGCGGCTATTACATCCAGCCGACCCTGCTCAAGGGCCACAACAAGATGCGCGTCTTCCAGGAAGAGATCTTCGGCCCGGTGATCGGGGTGACCACCTTCAAGGACGAAGCCGAGGCCCTGGCCATCGCCAACGACACCGAGTTCGGACTCGGCGCCGGCGTCTGGACCCGCGACATCAATCGCGCCTACCGCATGGGTCGCGGCATCAAGGCCGGTCGCGTCTGGACCAACTGCTACCACCTCTACCCCGCCCACGCTGCCTTCGGCGGCTACAAGAAATCCGGCGTCGGCCGTGAAACCCACAAGATGATGCTCGACCACTACCAGCAGACCAAGAACCTGCTGGTCAGCTACGACATCAATCCGCTGGGCTTCTTCTAA
- the adhP gene encoding alcohol dehydrogenase AdhP, whose product MPKTMKAAVVTAFGKPLEFREVEVPTPGAGQVLVKIAASGVCHTDLHAAQGDWPVKPNPPFIPGHEGVGHVVAVGAGVTHVKEGDRVGVPWLYSTCGHCEHCLGGWETLCESQQNTGYSVNGGFAEYTLADAGYVGRLPDNVGFVEIAPILCAGVTVYKGLKMTDTKPGNWVVISGIGGLGHMAVQYARAMGLNVAAVDVDDKKLDLARRLGAEVTVNAREQDPAAYLKKEIGGAHGALVTAVSPKAFEQAIGMTRRGGTIALNGLPPGDFPLSIFDMVLNGTTVRGSIVGTRLDLQEALDFAGEGKVKATVSAEPLENINDIFARMHEGGIEGRVVIDMALS is encoded by the coding sequence ATGCCTAAAACAATGAAAGCCGCTGTCGTCACCGCCTTTGGCAAACCCCTGGAATTCCGCGAAGTCGAGGTGCCTACCCCAGGCGCCGGCCAGGTACTGGTCAAGATCGCCGCCAGTGGCGTCTGCCACACCGATCTGCATGCCGCCCAGGGCGACTGGCCGGTCAAGCCCAATCCGCCCTTCATCCCCGGTCACGAAGGCGTCGGTCATGTGGTGGCGGTGGGCGCCGGGGTCACCCATGTCAAGGAAGGCGACCGGGTCGGGGTGCCCTGGCTGTATTCCACCTGTGGCCATTGCGAGCACTGCCTGGGTGGCTGGGAGACCCTCTGTGAATCCCAGCAGAACACCGGCTACTCGGTGAACGGCGGCTTCGCCGAATACACCCTGGCCGATGCCGGCTACGTCGGCCGCCTGCCGGACAACGTCGGCTTCGTCGAGATCGCGCCCATCCTCTGCGCCGGGGTCACCGTCTACAAGGGCCTGAAGATGACCGACACCAAGCCGGGCAACTGGGTGGTGATCTCCGGTATCGGCGGCCTGGGCCACATGGCGGTGCAGTACGCCCGGGCCATGGGCCTGAACGTGGCGGCGGTGGATGTGGACGACAAGAAGCTCGACCTCGCCCGCCGACTGGGCGCCGAGGTCACGGTCAATGCCCGCGAGCAGGACCCGGCGGCCTACCTGAAGAAGGAGATCGGCGGTGCCCACGGCGCCCTGGTCACGGCGGTCTCGCCCAAGGCCTTCGAGCAGGCCATCGGCATGACCCGTCGCGGTGGCACCATTGCCCTCAACGGCCTGCCGCCGGGTGACTTCCCGCTGTCGATCTTCGACATGGTGCTCAACGGCACCACGGTGCGCGGTTCCATCGTCGGCACCCGCCTGGACCTGCAGGAGGCCCTGGACTTCGCCGGCGAAGGCAAGGTCAAGGCCACGGTGAGCGCCGAGCCGCTGGAGAACATCAACGACATCTTCGCCCGCATGCATGAAGGCGGCATCGAGGGTCGAGTGGTGATCGACATGGCGCTGAGCTGA
- a CDS encoding DedA family protein, with protein sequence MEFNPIDLILHLDIYLSGLVAQYGTWIYVILFAVIFCETGLVVMPFLPGDSLLFIAGAISALGDMDPYLLAGLLMFAAVAGDSTNYLIGRFAGDKLFSNPDSKVFRRDYLLRTQAFYEHHGGKTITLARFLPIIRTFAPFVAGVGRMHYPYFLAYSVLGSLLWVGGLVSLGYFFGNVPFIKQNLTVMVLAIIGISLLPMILGLIKSRRAAVQSGA encoded by the coding sequence ATGGAATTCAACCCGATCGACCTGATCCTGCACCTCGACATCTATCTCAGCGGGTTGGTAGCCCAGTACGGCACCTGGATCTACGTCATCCTCTTCGCCGTGATCTTCTGCGAGACGGGCCTGGTGGTCATGCCCTTCCTGCCCGGCGACTCCCTGCTGTTCATCGCCGGTGCCATTTCCGCCCTGGGCGACATGGATCCCTATCTGCTGGCCGGCCTGCTGATGTTCGCCGCAGTGGCGGGCGACAGCACCAACTACCTGATCGGCCGCTTCGCCGGCGACAAGCTGTTCAGCAACCCCGACTCCAAGGTATTCCGCCGCGACTACCTGCTGCGCACCCAGGCCTTCTACGAGCACCACGGTGGCAAGACCATCACCCTGGCGCGCTTCCTGCCCATCATCCGTACCTTCGCCCCCTTCGTCGCTGGCGTCGGGCGCATGCACTACCCCTACTTCCTTGCCTACAGCGTGCTCGGTTCGCTGTTGTGGGTCGGCGGCCTGGTGAGCCTGGGCTACTTCTTCGGCAACGTGCCCTTCATCAAGCAGAACCTCACCGTCATGGTCCTGGCCATCATCGGCATCTCTCTGCTGCCGATGATCCTCGGCCTGATCAAGAGTCGTCGCGCCGCGGTCCAGAGCGGGGCCTGA